A genomic window from Nosocomiicoccus massiliensis includes:
- a CDS encoding Stp1/IreP family PP2C-type Ser/Thr phosphatase: MKFYEKSICGSYRNLNEDTTYVFQNKTGQKIALIADGMGGHEHGEVASKFVASKIKEAFEETNYFKPDDGKDFLRDLIIQTNRELYDYSNENTESKNMGTTLVLAAFLDEMIYVFNVGDSRAYALKKLEIRQITNDHTFVNMLVSSGEITKEEAKSHPQKNIVTKALGTTRLIQPDLFRLKNHLYDYIVLTSDGVTDVVDDETIHKIVYENESKADEIVAKAEKNDSKDNISVIVVDLKAGE; the protein is encoded by the coding sequence ATGAAATTTTATGAGAAAAGTATTTGTGGGAGTTACCGTAATTTAAACGAAGATACGACCTACGTATTTCAAAATAAAACCGGTCAAAAAATCGCGTTAATTGCCGACGGTATGGGTGGCCATGAGCATGGTGAAGTCGCTTCAAAATTTGTCGCTTCTAAAATTAAAGAAGCGTTCGAAGAGACGAACTACTTTAAACCAGACGACGGCAAAGATTTTTTAAGAGATTTAATTATTCAAACGAACCGCGAGTTATATGACTATTCAAACGAAAATACGGAGTCTAAAAATATGGGAACAACTCTCGTTCTAGCAGCGTTTTTAGATGAAATGATTTACGTATTTAACGTCGGAGATTCTAGAGCGTATGCACTTAAAAAGTTAGAAATACGCCAAATCACGAACGACCATACGTTTGTTAATATGCTCGTCAGTTCAGGTGAAATTACAAAAGAAGAAGCAAAATCTCATCCTCAAAAAAATATCGTAACGAAAGCACTCGGTACAACAAGACTCATTCAGCCGGATTTATTCCGTTTAAAAAATCATCTGTATGATTATATCGTTTTAACGAGTGACGGCGTGACAGATGTCGTGGACGATGAAACGATTCATAAAATTGTGTATGAAAACGAAAGTAAAGCAGATGAAATTGTAGCT
- the priA gene encoding primosomal protein N': protein MYASVIVAISNKNVDRLFTYKIPEHLEDKIQPGSRVFVSFGPRMIQGFVVEVKNDTDLDPSKIKPIQKVMDVYPVLTKELIHLSKKLADYYVERHIKVIEAILPAALKMKSRSVLKLSDDASTIARETFKKFDDEKIDVKLLDMNDLKQLMPFINSKEIIEEKEFSQHTKKKTRRGIESNYLDIKPSSRAVKQIELLELVEESGPLTYEQIEEEGYSIGVINALVDNGFCKKIDILVERDPYEGRVFYQDEKKILTPEQQHAFDKIKKSIDDDTHETFLLHGITGSGKTEVYLQVIEEVLNRGENAIMMVPEIALTPQMVQRFKSRFGDDVAVIHSMLSHGERYDEWRKIREGRARISIGARSNVFAAFQNVGCIIIDEEHESTYKQNERPYYHARLVAKWRAEYYNCPLILGSATPSIESYARSEVGVYQRLELTERPTEQTVPTPEIVSMVKEREDGNTSIISRKLDMKIRDRISKDEQMILLLNRRGYANFLVCQNCGHVPMCPNCDISLTYHKSNNSLMCHYCAYEEPMPTKCGACGEHDLSLRGTGTQKIEEILRDTYNVDVVRMDIDTTRNKGAHEKLLSTFEKENIPILLGTQMIAKGLDFKNVTLVGVLNADTILNLPDFRANERTFQLLTQVSGRAGRGDVEGEVIFQTYNEDHYAIQFAKENDYRSFYLREMEYRKLARYSPYYFHVLFTISSEYQDRVIKAASDIHTVIQKDVSNRSILIGPSPSPIERIQNKYRFQIILKYKSEPELFKVLHELDNKYSKEYQKTQTSLRIDVDPEYIM from the coding sequence ATGTACGCATCAGTCATCGTCGCGATTAGCAATAAGAACGTCGATCGTCTCTTTACGTATAAAATTCCTGAACACTTAGAAGATAAAATACAACCAGGATCTAGAGTATTCGTTTCATTTGGACCGAGAATGATTCAAGGATTTGTCGTCGAGGTTAAAAATGATACCGACTTAGACCCTTCTAAAATTAAACCGATTCAAAAAGTTATGGACGTCTACCCAGTCCTTACGAAAGAACTTATTCATTTAAGTAAAAAGCTCGCAGATTATTACGTCGAACGACATATAAAAGTCATTGAAGCAATACTCCCTGCAGCGTTAAAAATGAAATCGAGATCTGTATTAAAACTAAGTGATGACGCGTCCACAATTGCTAGAGAAACATTTAAAAAGTTTGACGATGAAAAAATCGACGTTAAACTGCTCGATATGAACGACTTAAAACAATTAATGCCGTTTATTAACTCTAAAGAAATTATCGAAGAAAAAGAATTTTCTCAGCATACGAAAAAGAAGACACGTCGAGGGATTGAGTCAAACTATTTAGATATAAAACCATCGAGTCGAGCAGTGAAACAAATCGAGTTACTCGAACTCGTCGAAGAAAGTGGTCCGTTAACGTATGAACAAATCGAAGAAGAAGGATACTCTATAGGAGTCATTAACGCACTCGTCGATAACGGCTTTTGTAAAAAAATCGATATATTAGTCGAGCGCGATCCATATGAAGGGCGAGTATTTTATCAAGATGAAAAAAAGATACTCACGCCTGAACAACAACACGCGTTTGACAAGATTAAAAAATCGATTGATGACGATACACACGAAACATTTTTACTACACGGAATCACTGGCAGCGGAAAGACAGAAGTATATTTACAAGTGATTGAGGAAGTATTAAATCGTGGTGAAAATGCGATTATGATGGTCCCAGAAATTGCACTTACTCCACAAATGGTGCAGCGTTTTAAATCGAGATTTGGTGACGACGTTGCAGTGATTCACTCGATGTTAAGTCACGGTGAACGATATGATGAGTGGCGTAAAATACGTGAAGGGCGTGCTCGAATTTCTATTGGCGCACGAAGTAACGTGTTTGCGGCATTTCAAAACGTCGGGTGTATTATTATCGATGAAGAACACGAGTCGACTTATAAACAAAACGAACGCCCGTATTATCACGCACGACTCGTTGCTAAGTGGCGCGCGGAGTATTATAACTGTCCGTTAATACTTGGCTCTGCAACACCGAGTATCGAGTCATACGCCCGAAGTGAAGTCGGCGTGTATCAGAGACTTGAACTTACAGAAAGACCGACGGAACAAACCGTTCCAACTCCAGAAATCGTCAGTATGGTTAAAGAGCGAGAAGACGGCAACACGTCAATCATTTCACGTAAACTCGACATGAAAATTCGAGACCGAATAAGTAAAGATGAACAAATGATACTTTTACTCAATCGAAGAGGATATGCGAACTTTTTAGTCTGTCAAAACTGTGGTCACGTTCCGATGTGCCCAAACTGTGACATCAGCTTAACGTATCATAAATCTAACAATTCACTGATGTGTCATTACTGTGCATACGAAGAGCCGATGCCAACAAAATGCGGAGCGTGTGGTGAACACGATTTAAGTCTTCGCGGGACAGGAACACAAAAGATAGAAGAAATATTGCGCGATACGTATAACGTCGACGTCGTACGAATGGATATCGACACGACGCGTAACAAAGGTGCACACGAAAAGCTATTAAGCACGTTCGAAAAAGAAAATATTCCGATACTACTCGGCACACAGATGATTGCGAAAGGGTTAGATTTTAAAAACGTCACACTCGTCGGAGTGTTAAATGCAGATACGATTTTAAATCTACCGGATTTTAGAGCAAATGAACGTACGTTTCAACTCCTCACTCAAGTATCCGGGCGCGCAGGACGCGGAGACGTTGAAGGAGAAGTGATATTCCAAACGTATAACGAAGATCATTACGCGATCCAATTCGCAAAAGAAAATGACTATCGTTCGTTTTACTTAAGAGAAATGGAATATCGAAAACTCGCACGGTATAGCCCGTATTACTTCCACGTATTATTTACAATTTCAAGCGAGTATCAAGACCGCGTCATTAAAGCAGCGAGTGACATTCATACAGTCATTCAAAAAGACGTGTCGAATCGTTCGATTTTAATTGGACCGAGTCCATCTCCAATCGAGAGAATCCAAAACAAATATAGGTTCCAAATAATATTAAAATATAAAAGTGAGCCAGAACTGTTTAAAGTACTCCATGAACTGGATAATAAGTATAGTAAGGAATATCAAAAGACACAAACATCGTTAAGAATCGATGTTGATCCAGAATATATTATGTAG
- the rsmB gene encoding 16S rRNA (cytosine(967)-C(5))-methyltransferase RsmB, translating into MTVRELALDAYSNVIHDGGYSNIVLNRIIEENELSQKDRALLTEILYGSISRKLTLEYYLRPLIQTKLKRWQRDLLVISLYQLEYLDKIPSYAVINEAVEIAKERGGLQSSRQINGILRSFLREEKPKISDIKNDATRLSIEYSLPKWIVKHLLKHHSVENTENIAKSLLERPNMYVRVNKKQTTREALIKQLQDEGVTAKKSSIHENAVIVYGGGLTETKAYKDGLFGIQDASSMCVNYALDPTGKEVILDACSAPGGKGFHALENMNGHVDFSDVFDHKLTLIKNESKRLKHTNLNVMLKDATKDDYDTMYDKIIVDAPCSGLGVLKRKPEIKYNVREEDINTLVDIQLSILNHVKQYLKRGGTLVYSTCTLHQMENENVAYTFKKQSTDIEFDEFEIPPFKFKGNMRQILPHELNTDGFFIAKFKKL; encoded by the coding sequence ATGACAGTAAGAGAATTAGCACTCGATGCGTATTCAAACGTCATTCATGACGGTGGGTATTCAAATATCGTTTTAAATCGAATCATCGAGGAAAACGAATTATCACAAAAAGACCGTGCGTTACTCACAGAGATTTTGTACGGTTCGATTTCGAGGAAATTAACGCTCGAATATTATTTACGCCCACTCATACAAACGAAACTAAAACGTTGGCAACGCGATTTACTCGTCATCAGTCTATATCAATTAGAATATCTCGATAAAATACCGAGTTACGCAGTGATCAATGAAGCGGTTGAAATTGCTAAAGAGCGTGGTGGACTACAGAGTTCACGTCAAATTAACGGTATTTTACGTAGTTTCTTACGTGAAGAAAAACCAAAAATCAGCGATATTAAGAACGACGCGACGAGGCTATCAATCGAGTACTCACTACCGAAGTGGATCGTCAAACATCTATTAAAACATCATTCAGTCGAAAACACAGAAAATATCGCAAAAAGTCTACTTGAGAGACCAAACATGTACGTCCGCGTAAACAAGAAACAAACGACGCGTGAGGCACTAATTAAACAGCTACAAGACGAAGGAGTGACTGCTAAGAAAAGCTCTATTCATGAAAATGCAGTCATCGTTTATGGTGGAGGGCTAACGGAAACGAAAGCCTATAAAGATGGATTATTTGGTATTCAAGATGCGAGTTCGATGTGTGTCAATTATGCATTAGATCCAACTGGAAAAGAAGTGATACTCGATGCATGTAGTGCGCCTGGCGGGAAAGGATTCCACGCACTAGAAAATATGAATGGACACGTCGATTTTTCAGACGTATTTGATCATAAACTGACATTAATCAAAAATGAAAGCAAACGTTTAAAACATACGAATTTAAATGTAATGCTAAAAGATGCAACGAAAGACGATTATGATACGATGTACGATAAAATAATCGTAGATGCACCGTGTTCAGGGCTCGGCGTTTTAAAACGTAAACCTGAAATTAAGTACAACGTCCGTGAAGAAGATATCAACACACTTGTTGACATTCAACTATCGATTTTAAATCACGTCAAACAGTATTTAAAACGTGGCGGTACACTCGTTTATTCGACATGTACACTGCATCAAATGGAAAATGAAAACGTCGCATATACGTTTAAAAAACAGTCGACGGATATAGAATTTGACGAATTTGAAATTCCACCGTTTAAATTTAAAGGAAACATGCGTCAAATTCTCCCCCATGAACTGAATACAGACGGTTTCTTTATCGCTAAATTTAAGAAACTGTGA
- the fmt gene encoding methionyl-tRNA formyltransferase: MANIIFMGTPDFSVPILRALHETFEVDLVVSQPDKKVGRKQILTPPAVAKEAATLGIEVFQPEAIGSTSSIEKIKSYDPDIIVTAAYGQLLSEDVLNIPKLGCVNVHASLLPRHRGGAPIHRSIIEGDEKTGVTLMYMAKALDAGDIIAQQETVIGDSDTVGTLHDRLSEIGTELLINELPNILNETNSRTPQDDALKTFSPNIEKEDEFVTFDRPSREVFNHIRGLNPFPGSYTFLNGKRLKLYLSKLTEKQSTEKPGTIIKETKDGFLVATIDFDLEITEVQPAGGKRINASQYIRNNSDLIGDVLGEDV; encoded by the coding sequence ATGGCAAATATAATTTTTATGGGAACGCCAGATTTCTCTGTTCCCATTTTAAGAGCGCTACACGAGACGTTCGAAGTTGATCTCGTCGTATCTCAGCCCGATAAAAAGGTCGGCAGAAAACAAATTTTAACGCCTCCTGCAGTCGCAAAAGAAGCGGCAACGCTTGGCATAGAAGTATTCCAACCGGAGGCTATCGGTAGTACTTCATCGATTGAAAAAATAAAATCATACGACCCAGATATTATTGTTACAGCCGCATACGGTCAGCTGTTAAGTGAAGACGTGTTAAACATACCAAAACTCGGGTGTGTTAACGTTCACGCGTCACTCCTACCTAGACATAGAGGGGGCGCACCGATTCACCGTTCGATAATTGAAGGCGATGAAAAAACTGGCGTCACATTAATGTATATGGCAAAAGCGTTAGACGCGGGAGACATCATCGCGCAGCAAGAAACAGTCATCGGAGATAGTGACACAGTCGGTACGCTTCACGACCGTTTAAGTGAAATCGGTACGGAATTACTGATAAATGAGTTACCAAATATTTTGAACGAAACAAATTCACGTACGCCTCAAGACGACGCATTAAAAACGTTTAGTCCAAACATCGAAAAAGAAGATGAGTTCGTTACGTTCGACCGTCCGTCTAGAGAAGTGTTTAACCATATCCGGGGTTTAAACCCGTTCCCAGGGAGTTATACATTCTTAAATGGTAAACGACTGAAGTTATATTTATCGAAATTGACAGAAAAACAGTCGACAGAAAAGCCAGGGACGATTATAAAAGAAACGAAAGACGGATTTTTAGTTGCGACAATTGATTTTGACTTAGAAATTACAGAAGTACAACCTGCAGGCGGGAAACGTATAAACGCAAGTCAATATATTCGTAATAATAGTGATTTAATTGGCGACGTGCTCGGTGAAGACGTATGA
- the coaBC gene encoding bifunctional phosphopantothenoylcysteine decarboxylase/phosphopantothenate--cysteine ligase CoaBC encodes MANILLGVTGGIASYKAIDATSKLTQLGHNVKVVLTENTLQFVSPLAFQAIGRNHVYTDTFKEENPAEIAHIKLGEWADIILVLPATANTIGKLANGIYDNMLTNVLAANTKPVMIMPAMNVNMLNHPATRRNIDILKKDGYHFVDSETGFLACGYNADGRLASIETVIAEMNRILSLNEDLKGKRVLVTAGPTRERIDSVRYLTNYSSGKMGYSIAEAFKNRGATVTIVSGPVSIDPPSGVNVIRVESTEEMFEAVKNNLDNDIGIFSAAVSDYTPKHVATKKLKKETDALDAIELKETTDILKYVGHNTDDIYVVGFAAETDNVEENALKKLKKKQIDAICLNDVSNSSIGMNSDFNEITMFFKTGDKTQLNYGTKQEIADKIVDEIVKRVDL; translated from the coding sequence ATGGCAAATATTTTACTCGGAGTAACTGGTGGAATCGCGAGTTATAAAGCAATTGATGCAACGAGCAAACTCACGCAACTCGGTCATAACGTTAAAGTTGTTTTAACAGAAAATACGTTACAATTCGTCTCACCACTCGCATTTCAAGCGATTGGTCGAAATCACGTATATACGGATACATTTAAAGAAGAAAATCCAGCTGAAATTGCGCATATTAAACTTGGTGAATGGGCAGACATTATTTTAGTGTTACCCGCAACGGCAAATACGATCGGTAAACTCGCAAACGGGATATACGACAATATGTTAACGAACGTCCTCGCGGCAAATACGAAACCCGTCATGATTATGCCGGCAATGAACGTTAATATGTTAAATCATCCGGCGACGCGACGTAATATCGACATCTTAAAAAAAGACGGTTATCATTTTGTCGATAGCGAAACTGGCTTTTTAGCATGTGGATATAATGCCGACGGTAGACTAGCGAGTATTGAAACGGTCATCGCGGAGATGAATCGTATTTTATCTTTAAATGAAGATTTAAAAGGAAAACGCGTATTAGTAACAGCAGGTCCGACAAGAGAGAGAATAGATAGCGTTAGATATTTAACGAACTATTCGAGTGGAAAGATGGGTTACAGTATCGCTGAAGCGTTTAAAAATCGAGGTGCGACTGTAACAATCGTGAGTGGGCCAGTCAGTATTGACCCGCCGAGCGGTGTCAATGTCATTCGAGTTGAATCGACAGAAGAAATGTTTGAAGCGGTCAAAAATAATTTAGACAACGATATCGGTATATTTTCTGCAGCAGTATCTGATTACACACCAAAACACGTAGCGACAAAAAAGCTTAAAAAAGAGACAGATGCACTTGACGCTATTGAGTTAAAAGAAACGACAGATATTTTAAAATATGTCGGGCACAATACGGACGATATATACGTCGTCGGATTTGCTGCTGAGACGGATAACGTCGAAGAAAATGCGCTAAAAAAACTAAAGAAAAAGCAAATTGACGCGATTTGTTTAAACGACGTATCGAACTCGTCAATCGGTATGAATAGTGACTTTAACGAGATTACGATGTTCTTTAAAACGGGTGATAAAACACAGTTAAACTACGGGACGAAACAAGAAATCGCAGACAAAATCGTCGACGAAATCGTAAAGCGAGTGGACCTATAA